The sequence CGCTCGATGGCGGCAGCGATGCTCTGGCAGCGTTCGGCGCGGCGGGCCCGGCCGAGCCACCGCATCTCGTAGTGGATGTAGTGCAGCGTCGCCTTGTCTTCTTCTTCCGGAGAGCCGGACGTCTTCGGGTGAAGCCACACTGCGAGCACCGCATCATGGAAAACAGTCGCGAAGCCGATCTCACTCCAGGGAAGCTTTCGGCTGCCGGCCACGATCCCACCGGCATCGATCCGCAGAGGTGCCAAGCGCACGATCGACAGCACAGGCAGGAATCCGAACACCACGCCCGTCGACAAAGCGCCCCACAGCAGGTTGCTCAACGGACGATCGCTCAGAAATACCAGCCACACCGCCGCAAACACCAAGGCCGGTATCGCCGTTCCCACCAAGAGCCATATGACCCGCCGCTTCCACTCGGCCGGCAAGTCCACTGGGTCTTCGCTCACGTCTCCCCCTTTGACGATCAACGATGACCGTAGCAGCGCGCGATGACCGCGGCCGCGCGCTGCCGACCGCCGGCATTGACCGGCTGGTCCCGCAGCGCACAGAAATCACCCCGCCTACAACACCATCCGTTCGAAGCCGGCGCAGACACAGGCACAGACGCAGACGTAGGCACACACGTAGGCGCAGACGTAGGCCGCAGACGTAGGCGCAAGCATGGGCAGAGACATAGACGTTGGGAGCAGGCTGGCTGCTGCCGGGTAGATAGCGAACTCCGCTTGAACCACGGCGGGTTGTGTGCTCAACCAAGTTTGATTGGACCGAGCATGGATCGTGACATCTCCCCTGTCACCCGATGTCGCGAGCGACTGTTCCCCGTCCCTCCAGGTTCCAGGTGATGACCCGCCGGGGGTGGACGCGGATGATGTCCGTGCTGAAGTAGTCAGGCGCCACGGGTGGCACGTCGACAGTCAGTACCTCGGCCCGGCCCCTGATCTCGATGCCGCGCCCCCACCCGCCCGCGACTGGGTCATCGGCCGGGGACATGTCGTCCACCAGCACGGAGACATCGGGGCGGGTCTGGGCGTTGCGGTATTTCCGACTGCGGGCCATGGCCGGTCCGCCGATGTCGACGGTTCCGTCGTCGTTGAGCCGGAAGCCCACCGGGCGGACCTGCGGACCGCCGTCGGGACCGGTGGTGGCCAGGCGGGCCAGTGACTGGGCGGTGAGGTACTCGTGCTCTCTCTTGGTGAAGATCATGCGGCCGACCCTAGAAGCTCAAGCACAGTTGAGGTCAAGGTGGCTGAGGTCGAGGCCAGTTCCCTTGCGGGGTGGTGTCGCGGTTCGGACCATGGAAAACCCGCTACGAGCGACACGGGCAACGGCTAGGAGGCGGCGGCCGGGGAACCCACGTCGACCCTCCAGTTCGATTGGACAGGTCACTACCCAGCACCATCCCGCAGTCCCACCATCCCTCCGTCCCACCACCCCGCCATCCCGCCATCCCGCCATCCCGCGGCAGACAGATCGGCGATAGACGAAGCGCTCGGGCACGGCTACGGGGTGTGGCCTTCCAGTTCCTCTGCGAGAGACGTCTGCACATAATCCATGGCTCGCTGATAGGAGGGCTCGGCGAACCGCTTGGCCATCTCTTCGGCGGAGACCTCTTCCAGTCGCTGGAAGACCCACCACAAGTGGCCTTGGGGGTCGCGGATACGTGCGGCTATTTGCCCGAACGCCAGCTCGGTCGGCTGCGTCACCAGTCGGGCTCCGCAGGCGAGGGCCTTCTCCACGGTCGTGCGGGCGTCCTCGACGTAGATCCTCAGGTGCGCGGGGAGGTCCGGCCAACCGGACTGTCGGTCGAACATCAACACCACCGCACCCGCCACGTCCACCTCGGCGTGCCCCACGGACCCGTCCTCGTTGAAAACGCGGGACCCACGCTCTGTGGCCCCGAAGACCTGGCTCAGAAACTCAATCTCCGCACCTGTGTCCTTCGATATCACCCAAGGGTCGATCCGCGAGTAGCCATCGGGAACAGGTCTCAGTTCATCCTTGATCGTCATATACCGACCCTGCCACAGATCACACCGCCTTCGGCGAAAAACCCTCATGATGCGGTGGCAGTACGGTCGGTCGATTCTTCCGCTTCAATAAAACGACGGCATATCAAGGGTATTGACATGTGCTCAGGTCGATCTTCGCTCGCGCTCCGAACGTGCGTGAGCGAACGAAGAGGTCGCACCAAACCGGCCCTGCCGACCTCAGATGTGAGCTTGTTCCGCTTTGACGGACACCATTGGTGTGGTGGTCAGGCTGCGAGTGCGGTCTCATATTCGGCGGGACTGCGGTAGCCGAGGCTGCTGTGTAGTCGGTGCAAGTTGTACCAGCCCTCGATGAAATCAAAGATCGCGGTGCGGGCGGCGGCCCGGCTGGGCCAGGCGGCAGTGCCGAGCAACTCTCGCTTGATGGTGGCGAAGAACGACTCGGCGAGCGCGTTGTCCCAGCACTGGCCGGTGCGGCCGACCGACAGCCGGATGCCGAACTGGTCAGCCAGGGAGGCGAATTGCTGACTGGTGTACTGGCACCCGCGATCGGAGTGG is a genomic window of Streptomyces sp. Edi2 containing:
- a CDS encoding VOC family protein → MTIKDELRPVPDGYSRIDPWVISKDTGAEIEFLSQVFGATERGSRVFNEDGSVGHAEVDVAGAVVLMFDRQSGWPDLPAHLRIYVEDARTTVEKALACGARLVTQPTELAFGQIAARIRDPQGHLWWVFQRLEEVSAEEMAKRFAEPSYQRAMDYVQTSLAEELEGHTP
- a CDS encoding PPOX class F420-dependent oxidoreductase, translated to MIFTKREHEYLTAQSLARLATTGPDGGPQVRPVGFRLNDDGTVDIGGPAMARSRKYRNAQTRPDVSVLVDDMSPADDPVAGGWGRGIEIRGRAEVLTVDVPPVAPDYFSTDIIRVHPRRVITWNLEGRGTVARDIG